A DNA window from Drosophila pseudoobscura strain MV-25-SWS-2005 chromosome 2, UCI_Dpse_MV25, whole genome shotgun sequence contains the following coding sequences:
- the spg gene encoding dedicator of cytokinesis protein 3 isoform X4, giving the protein MWIPSNNKYGVAIHNWHGDVRFGLSLDVGDSVDIVEECTHWYRGSCPRKSRAVGLFPKTYIHIKDLSKIDPVVAECTQVLREWSEIWKRLYVDREAYKFQTLRKVMFSILESRRELLSATMTQDQTLELQMMVVSKIDWGNRKLGLDLVPREGPLAVDPHGIGIVKLYNVHVSSADNAKASSSRGTLRRKTPRKILTHHLYFCMRDFGHRIGGDDAEVYFFLYDGSRMRPLSERFLVKISRDGFSNYIEKLHSNCAVFTDLGAADLNEDLHLVAVVMRVGKIIQSDSIKKIEKSGSHGTGPTYRRPFGVGVLSLADIAHFDSSLEQASPASEEREYNFKLYQSEEKDFHLLPELMIKKSSGKYSPIQTGNQSTQGIVVSLKLLHGGLGQARQEQPLLFQGSTITRKMGFPDVIMPGDVRNDLFLSLERGEFERGGKNTGKNILVTVVVLDVAGNVLTDCLWGASGMDAQPQYRSMILYHQNAPSWNEMLRLSVPIDKFATAHVRFEFRHCSTRDKTEPKLFAFSFARLMETGGATLGDGQHELYVYKCEDPAKLQASNYLRLQCRPRDAQAKMDCGGCFSRSSKEVFVLRSLLCSTKLTQNADLLSLLQWRAHPDTIQDSLTGVLRLNDEELVKFLQDVLDALFAMFSNEEGNSTQHSGLVFHVLVSIFSLLQSNKFQHFRPVMNEYIENHFAAALVYKGLITSVEHMAVFMTKAEHPDPFQKCFGSLEYIFKLLIQSRRLFARATGGQYEDSFRRDLHSLFTALNGMLAVPSYDVIIPTQEALLNSTGVVLEQLKDTLPAPELGMLARNMLDAIPRGAPIRLIQAKLHAVKDLVSGELFHEDDSRTVVLSVACKHLRMHLSRRDELRLCAEILSEILSQLFDLQREQREKVTNTLQHDLDSLCKNILGILIRTISIIMEGSNAVLPQLVSCLLGLLQLLDETHYKRYWDELSPNHKDPRDLKEFLSKSLLVYEELLTQDWHVFPNDWLVMKLAANDVLRMSLEEFAKPLVYRFLGAQAFDSQLWWSYFSLAVSFLTQPSLQLEQYREPKRLKILHSHGDMRVLMGFQILSMWSQLGEQKLHFIPSMVGPFLEVTLVPEPALRKATLSVFYDMMQCEQAARGSFRLVESELIDKLDLLISENKGDDEYRELFSTILLEKVQVENPNWKDAGIAFIGSVTRLLERLLDYRSVMQGEENRDKRMTCTVNLLNFYKNEINRKEMYLRYIYKLHNLHLQAENYTEAGFTLKLYASMLSWDRETQSFAPFDNSGQPEWQRKERLYHEILKYFDKGKCWEKGIPLCKELAQLYETRRFDYNKLSEILIQEAKFFQNILTQLRPEPEYFRVGFYGMGLPLFVRNKQFVYRGLEYERIGAFTQRLQTEFPSAQILGNNSPPDGAILNAPDQYIQISNVRPMGDAQALKTAMVPVPEKIARFYEVNDVTRFIYDRPMYKGPIDKDNEFKSLWIERTILDIASPLPGILRWFEVKQKSVQELTPVEYACEIISNAGKELSELIVQYRRDPKRNINPFSMRLQGTIDANVMGGISKYQEAFFSDQFLKSPQGAGQQANVQRLKALILEQIQILEQALELHGQLAPSGVQPLHNRLLERFSQLKQSLSGMGRLKRQHSDSIVNTPLPPLPTEQRTAQAAASSSSSSQNANPNANYVYELDEIYTRPGDTVRPVDPLNSYQTLSKESLTIPLDESVAAPPVPNRPRSQNFVVNGGGGAMMDSPEVPPKRQPAVNSPNAPPLPPRGITPDKRASNPMIFNDFGGGDGVGRRHSSQQQQHGQKYAVVDISFDDPEADQQPHSLPPNFQDGGGGHLNVCFVPNDFRDSGISTTSSRELNNMNLNNLSEDSSSISAASTVHHREHCRISSNGSLDMHATVPSMNITQRESSTSSFDVEDMPVPPPPIPPKSLGVSSNGVLASEEALVLALAHSSNPNTQAYTQLNHSQNQNHSINNHHYHHQTLGQQLQQNGDDEGDGYSSLQHQPINGVAVAPALASAPLPSAVEAAVTSTGTGTNTSTITAPPASALTSSLASSHQHDGGTF; this is encoded by the exons atGTGGATACCATCGAACAACAAATACGGAGTTG CCATCCACAACTGGCATGGCGATGTCCGCTTCGGCCTGTCTCTGGATGTGGGCGACTCCGTGGACATTGTGGAGGAGTGCACGCACTGGTATCGCGGCTCCTGTCCGCGCAAATCCCGTGCCGTTGGTCTCTTCCCCAAGACGTACATACACATCAAGGATCTGTCAAAGATCGATCCCGTGGTGGCCGAATGCACGCAGGTCCTACGCGAATGGTCCGAGATCTGGAAGCGTCTCTATGTG GACCGCGAGGCCTACAAATTTCAGACCCTGCGCAAAGTAATGTTTTCCATATTGGAGAGTCGTCGGGAACTGTTGAGTGCCACCATGACCCAGGATCAGACACTGGAGCTGCAAATGATGGTGGTTTCCAAAATCGACTGGGGAAATCG GAAACTGGGACTGGATCTGGTGCCGCGCGAGGGTCCCCTGGCCGTGGATCCGCATGGCATTGGGATCGTCAAGCTGTACAATGTCCACGTGAGCAGTGCGGACAATGCCAAGGCCTCGTCG AGTCGCGGCACCTTGAGGCGAAAGACCCCACGGAAGATACTCACCCATCATTTGTACTTTTGCATGCGAGACTTTGGCCATCGCATCGGCGGCGATGATGCGGAGGTCTACTTCTTCCTCTACGACGGTAGCCGCATGCGGCCGCTGTCCGAACGATTTCTGGTCAAGATCTCCAGAGATGGTTTCTCCAATTACATCGAAAAGTTGCACAGCAATTGCGCGGTCTTTACGGATTTGG GTGCCGCCGATCTCAATGAGGATCTCCATTTGGTGGCCGTTGTGATGCGGGTGGGAAAGATCATTCAGTCGGACTCCATCAAGAAGATCGAGAAGAGCGGCAGCCACGGCACTGGGCCCACCTATCGTCGACCCTTTGGCGTGGGCGTCCTATCCCTGGCGGACATTGCGCACTTCGACAGCAGTCTGGAGCAGGCCTCCCCCGCCTCCGAGGAGCGGGAGTACAACTTCAAGCTGTACCAGAGCGAGGAGAAGGACTTCCATCTGCTGCCAGAGCTGATGATCAAGAAGTCCAGTGGCAAGTACTCCCCCATCCAGACGGGCAATCAGAGTACCCAGGGCATTGTGGTGTCCTTGAAGCTGTTGCACGGCGGACTGGGCCAGGCGCGCCAGGAGCAGCCGCTGCTCTTCCAGGGCTCCACTATCACACGGAAGATGGGATTCCCCGATGTCATTATGCCGGGCGATGTGCGCAACGATCTGTTCCTCTCGTTGGAGCGAGGGGAATTCGAGCGCGGCGGCAAGAACACGGGCAAGAACATCCTCGTGACGGTTGTGGTGCTGGATGTGGCGGGCAATGTGCTCACCGACTGCCTGTGGGGTGCCTCGGGGATGGACGCCCAGCCGCAGTACCGCTCGATGATTCTGTACCATCAGAATGCCCCCAGTTGGAACGAAATGCTGCGCCTGAGTGTGCCCATCGATAAGTTTGCCACCGCCCATGTGCGGTTCGAGTTCAGGCACTGCTCGACGAGGGACAAGACGGAGCCGAAGCTGTTTGCCTTCAGCTTTGCGCGGCTAATGGAGACGGGCGGCGCCACCCTGGGCGATGGCCAGCACGAGCTGTATGTGTACAAGTGCGAGGATCCCGCCAAGCTGCAGGCCTCCAACTACCTGCGACTGCAGTGCCGCCCCAGAGACGCGCAGGCCAAGATGGACTGCGGGGGATGCTTCAGTCGCAGCTCCAAGGAAGTCTTTGTCCTGCGctcgctgctctgctccacGAAGCTAACACAGAACGCGGATCTGCTCTCGCTGCTTCAGTGGCGTGCGCATCCCGACACCATACAAGACTCGCTGACGGGAGTGCTGCGCCTGAACGACGAGGAGCTCGTGAAGTTCCTGCAGGACGTGCTCGACGCCCTGTTCGCCATGTTCTCCAACGAGGAGGGCAACAGCACCCAGCACTCGGGTCTGGTTTTCCACGTCCTCGTGAGCATCTTCAGTCTGCTGCAGAGCAACAAGTTCCAGCACTTTCGACCCGTGATGAACGAGTACATCGAGAATCACTTTGCGGCCGCTCTCGTCTACAAGGGCCTCATCACGTCCGTGGAGCACATGGCCGTCTTTATGACCAAGGCAGAGCATCCGGACCCGTTCCAGAAGTGCTTCGGCTCGTTGGAGTACATCTTCAAGCTGCTGATCCAATCACGGCGTCTTTTCGCGCGCGCCACCGGCGGCCAGTACGAGGACTCGTTCCGCCGGGACCTCCATTCGCTGTTCACGGCCCTCAATGGGATGCTGGCGGTGCCCTCGTACGATGTCATCATACCCACACAAGAGGCGCTGCTTAACTCGACGGGCGTGGTCCTGGAACAGTTGAAGGACACGCTGCCAGCCCCAGAGCTGGGCATGCTGGCGCGTAATATGCTGGACGCGATACCGCGTGGTGCTCCAATACGTTTGATTCAGGCCAAGCTGCATGCGGTCAAGGATCTGGTGTCCGGCGAGCTTTTTCACGAAGATG ATTCCCGCACTGTGGTGCTGTCGGTGGCCTGCAAGCACCTGCGCATGCATCTCAGTCGTCGCGATGAGCTGCGCCTGTGCGCCGAAATTCTCTCGGAGATTCTCAGCCAGCTGTTCGACCTGCAGCGCGAGCAGCGGGAGAAGGTCACCAACACACTGCAGCACGATCTGGACTCGCTGTGCAAGAACATACTCGGCATTCTGATACGCACCATCAGCATCATTATGGAGGGCTCCAATGCGGTGCTGCCGCAGCTGGTGTCCTgcctgctggggctgctgcagctgctcgatGAGACGCACTACAAACGCTACTGGGACGAGCTCAGTCCCAACCACAAGGACCCGCGCGACCTCAAGGAGTTCCTCAGCAAGTCCCTGCTGGTGTACGAGGAGCTGCTTACCCAGGACTGGCACGTCTTCCCCAACGATTGGCTCGTGATGAAGCTGGCCGCCAACGATGTGCTACGCATGTCGCTCGAGGAGTTTGCCAAACCTCTGGTCTATCGCTTCCTCGGTGCCCAGGCCTTCGATTCGCAGCTGTGGTGGAGCTACTTCAGTCTCGCGGTCTCCTTCCTCACGCAACCgtcgctgcagctggagcagtACCGAGAGCCCAAGAGGCTCAAGATCCTCCACTCGCATGGGGATATGCGCGTCCTAATGGGCTTCCAGATCCTGAGCATGTGGTCGCAGTTGGGCGAACAGAAGCTCCACTTCATACCCTCGATGGTGGGGCCCTTTCTGGAGGTCACTCTAGTGCCAGAGCCGGCACTGAGAAAGGCAACCCTTTCGGTCTTTTACGACATGATGCAGTGCGAACAG GCGGCGCGCGGCTCCTTCCGCCTGGTGGAGAGCGAACTCATCGACAAGTTGGATCTGTTGATCAGCGAGAACAAAGGCGACGACGAGTACAGGGAGCTCTTCAGTACCAT CTTGCTGGAGAAGGTCCAAGTGGAGAATCCAAACTGGAAGGATGCCGGCATTGCGTTTATTGGTTCCGTCACACGACTCCTGGAGCGACTGCTCGACTATCGCAGTGTGATGCAGGGCGAGGAGAATCGCGACAAGCGCATGACCTGCACTGTGAATCTCTTGAACTTTTACAAAAACGAAATCAATCGCAAAGAGATGTATCTGAG ATACATTTACAAGCTACACAACCTGCACTTGCAGGCAGAAAACTACACGGAGGCTGGCTTCACCCTCAAGTTGTATGCTTCCATGTTGTCTTGGGATCGGGAGACCCAGAGCTTTGCCCCCTTCGACAATAGCGGCCAACCAGAGTGGCAGCGAAAAGAGCGACTATACCATGAG ATCCTCAAATATTTCGACAAGGGCAAATGCTGGGAGAAGGGCATTCCGCTATGCAAAGAGCTGGCGCAACTCTACGAAACGCGCCGCTTTGACTACAACAAACTGAGCGAAATACTCATTCAGGAGGCCAAGTTCTTTCAGAATATCTTAACGCAGCTTCGACCCGAGCCGGAATACTTTCGAGTGGGTTTCTATGGCATGGGTCTGCCGCTGTTTGTGAGG AACAAACAGTTTGTGTATCGCGGCCTCGAGTACGAGCGTATCGGTGCCTTTACGCAGCGCCTGCAAACGGAGTTTCCCAGTGCCCAGATTCTGGGTAACAATAGTCCACCCGATGGCGCCATTCTGAATGCACCCGATCAGTATATACAGATCAGTAATGTCCGGCCCATGGGCGATGCTCAGGCCTTGAAGACGGCCATGGTGCCGGTACCGGAGAAAATAGCCCGTTTCTACGAGGTGAATGATGTGACAAGATTCATCTACGACCGACCCATGTACAAGGGACCCATTGACAAGGACAACGAGTTCAAGTCGCTGTGGATAGAGCGCACGATCCTGGATATAGCCAGTCCGCTTCCGGGGATTTTGCGCTGGTTCGAGGTCAAGCAGAAGTCGGTGCAGGAGCTGACGCCCGTGGAATATGCCTGTGAGATCATCAGTAATGCGGGAAAGGAGCTGTCCGAGCTGATTGTCCAGTACAGACGCGATCCCAAGCGGAATATCAATCCGTTCTCGATGCGCCTGCAGGGTACCATCGATGCCAATGTGATGGGCGGCATCAGCAAGTACCAGGAGGCCTTTTTCTCGGATCAGTTCCTCAAGTCGCCCCAGGGCGCCGGCCAGCAGGCGAATGTGCAGCGCCTGAAGGCTCTGATACTCGAACAAATCCAAATTCTGGAGCAGGCACTGGAGCTGCATGGACAGTTGGCTCCCAGCGGCGTTCAGCCGCTGCACAATCGCCTCCTGGAGAGATTCTCACAGCTGAAGCAGAGTCTTTCGGGCATGGGTCGCCTCAAGCGTCAGCATTCGGACAGCATCGTGAacacgccgctgccgcctctACCCACGGAGCAGCGCACGGCGCAGGCTGCAGcgtcttcctcctcctccagccaGAATGCCAATCCCAATGCCAACTATGTCTACGAGCTGGATGAGATCTACACGAGACCAGGCGACACTGTGCGGCCCGTCGATCCCCTGAATTCGTATCAGACGCTGAGCAAGGAGAGCCTCACCATACCGCTGGACGAGAGTGTTGCGGCACCTCCAGTGCCCAATCGGCCGCGATCGCAGAACTTTGTAGTcaacggaggaggaggagccatgATGGACAGTCCAGAGGTGCCGCCCAAGCGGCAGCCGGCAGTCAACTCCCCAAACGctccgccgctgccgcccCGAGGAATTACGCCGGACAAGCGAGCATCGAATCCCATGATTTTCAACGATTTTGGAGGCGGCGATGGCGTCGGCCGTCGTCACTcatcccagcagcagcaacatggcCAGAAGTACGCCGTGGTAGACATCAGCTTCGACGATCCCGAGGCGGATCAGCAGCCGCACTCGTTGCCGCCCAACTTCCAGGATGGCGGCGGTGGACATCTGAATGTCTGCTTTGTCCCAAACGATTTCCGCGACTCGGGCATCTCGACGACCAGCTCGCGGGAGCTGAACAACATGAATCTCAATAATCTCAGCGAGGACTCGTCTTCGATTTCGGCGGCCAGTACGGTGCATCATCGCGAGCACTGCCGCATCAGCTCCAACGGAAGCCTGGACATGCATGCCACGGTCCCCTCGATGAATATCACACAACGGGAGAGCTCGACGAGTTCGTTTGACGTTGAGGATATGCCGGTGCCACCGCCGCCCATTCCGCCTAAATCGTTGGGGGTCTCCAGCAATGGAGTGCTGGCCAGCGAAGAGGCACtggtactggcactggcacactCATCCAATCCCAACACACAAGCTTACACACAACTCAATCACagtcagaatcagaatcattCCATAAAcaatcatcattatcatcatcaaaCGCTgggccagcagctgcagcagaatgGCGATGACGAGGGCGATGGCTATAGCTCATTGCAACACCAGCCGATCAacggagtggcagtggctccAGCCCTAGCCTCAGCACCATTGCCGTCTGCTGTCGAGGCCGCAGTTACATcaacaggcacaggcacaaacACCAGCACAATCACAGCCCCACCGGCATCCGCATTGACATCTTCATTGGCATCTAGTCACCAGCACGATGGCGGCACTTTTTGA